A segment of the Halovivax limisalsi genome:
GAATGTCGACGCCCTCCGCCGCGGGCTCGAGGTACCGATACGCCGAGACGATCTTGCCAGAATCCGAGATGACGAAGGCCCCGTCGAGGCGGGAGAACTCCTTCAGCATGACCGTCACGATCGGGTCCCCCACGTGGACGTGTGACTTCTCGAAGGGGTTGTACGAGAGCGGCCGGGACTTGTTCATCACGTTCCCCGCGTCGCCGACGACGAACAGCGCCCCCACGGGCTTTCCCTTCTGGCCCTTCTTGCCGAGGTTGATCGCCACCTCGAAGACGGCCTTTATCACCTCCGGATCGGCGCGGGATTTCGCGAAGAGGTCGTAGAGGCCGTGCTGATCGTCGGCTTCGGCACGAACGCGCGAGACCGTATCGATGCTATCGTCGAAGACGCTCGTCGCGCACGCGAGGACGTCCCCGTCCTCGACGACGCCCCGCTCCAGCGCGCCCTCGAGTCC
Coding sequences within it:
- the dacZ gene encoding diadenylate cyclase DacZ, with the translated sequence MAGLDDVFGDIYEDVDAIVLFSPSGSYHERFTELDDEELDVITIGTENTVGADPFVELPLEFDDVAERIRFGLEGALERGVVEDGDVLACATSVFDDSIDTVSRVRAEADDQHGLYDLFAKSRADPEVIKAVFEVAINLGKKGQKGKPVGALFVVGDAGNVMNKSRPLSYNPFEKSHVHVGDPIVTVMLKEFSRLDGAFVISDSGKIVSAYRYLEPAAEGVDIPKGLGARHMAASAITRDTNSIAVALSESDGMVRAFKGGELILEVDPEAY